The Clarias gariepinus isolate MV-2021 ecotype Netherlands chromosome 24, CGAR_prim_01v2, whole genome shotgun sequence region ACTCttacatgtttcctccgaaccatgtgacgccagtcaaccgcatctttttcaaactgctcgctcatgcaccgTTGGGGGCCAGCGCCATTTGCTCCTTCCACTTGTATGAACTCACAGAtgctcctgattggctgtagagctgtgattaatgtgggagcactaattACTTCTCATTATCCCCTCCTcagtcagctctctctaggccccgggctgcgagaggttacagcattacCCGGGAATTGGGCAATTACAGGGCGAGAACTTTACTACTGCGCTACATTGATTATTAAACacgcttaataaataaaactgaattgtattaaattaaataaatgttaaagtctgAGTATCACCACAAATATATTATCCTAAGACTCGGACTCTGCTGTTGTGTATCTTGCAGTTTCTACagactgtttctttttatttatagctGATAACTATAAATTTAGTCTATGTCTTCAACTAGGAAGAAGTTTGGCAAAAGAAGTCCTAATATGGACGGCACAAAGATAGACAATGAAGTTGGAAGAAAATGTCATGTGCTCATATAAGGATATTCTGGTCTCATGAGtgtcataaatataaatgaaatgataTCACCAAAATATAATGGTTGTTAATCTATGGCTATGAAGTCATCTATGTAGGTGAGAATATTGGGGAGTTGAGTCATGTGAGCTGgacttctctcttttttggtaGAAACGTTTCATCACTCATCAATGTATCTTCTTCAGTCTGAGGGAAGTTGTTATGTTCCACACAGTAAAGGCTTGTTATCTAATTAACTTTTAACTTTgattaacattataaacaaaaaatcctGCCGTTAAACAAAATTTCTGAAACTAATGATgatgaacaacaaaaacaataacatatgATAAGTAATATTGCTTGTGTCTTGTTAAAAAAGGTTGTGAAATCACTGCAAAGTGGTGAAGAGATTAAATGTTCCCACATTACCAAACAAactattacattatatatatatatatatatagcgctTATAACAGCAGCTTTATAGGATCACAATGAAAGTTAGAGAAATGAGCatgaaatatgtatgaatcTAAATAGCCATCCCTATTAGACAATAGACTGTCCTTCAAgttgttcctgatgagcaagctaagGGTGACAAAGGTGGCAgtaaaaaactccctgaggggGCAAAAGGAAGCAACCTTGAGTCAACAGGAAACCCTTCCTCATTTGGGAAAAATCAAAGAGCTGCGATTGATCTTAATCAAGGGGCTTCGGAGGCTGGAATTTCAGTATAACAAGtaatgtaagtgtgtatgtttaCGTTATTATGGAGTGCACTTCCATTATTGAAGgctcatgtgttttttttttttaggaatttctGTCCTGATCTATTGAGTGACTGCATTCACAAGCCTTCAGAGAACAGCTCCATAAGTCCAAATCAATTTCTTATAGATAGATACTATGTTAGAATGTGTTTaccttaaaaaagtatttacttcaatatataaatgttggcagggaaaaaataaataaatacaaaataattcaaTCCATGGTACTAATAAAGTCTTAGGgcattcccaaaaaaaaaaaaagaaaaagaaaaaaaaagggttccaCAACCTTTAAGACATAATGAACACCTTGAGAATGAGTGCCAATAAAAACAAGGAGATGTGAAAACCTGAATTCACGTGGGTCGAAAATCCATGCGTGCCTGactcaatgtttttttatttatttctatcttTCTGGACACGCCCTTGCTGCGCGTGCTCTCCCAGAGCGGTTCCTCTTGCACTTCGTTTTACGTCACGCTTTTCCATGGAGTATTTGTCGGAGCGGCTGGGCGCGTTCACGGGTTTAAGGCGGTCCCATTTGACTaaagtgtataaatacaaacaagACCATGGACACGGAGTAAGAAGGAGCAAGAAGCGAAAAATCCCAAGAGGCAAGAACAGCGACTTGAGCGCGTAACAAGAGGAACTAGTAGGAATGCGAGCACTGCGGCGGTGTGTGGAGATGACGGGACTGCGCTGCGCTGCGGGATTCCTCACCGTGATGCTCTGCCTCCAAGTAGCACTGCATGTCACTAAGGTACTGTACCACACTGCGCACTAGATAGGCTACTGAAGGGAACTCTGGGTCTCTGACCGAGCGACTTTCTATCCACTGGGAGACATAAATCACTTCTGTAAAACTTTTAACTTGCACCTTTCCTTGTTTCTCTGTATAATGCACCTTTCTTGTCTTTAGCCTGATAAGTTATAATTAGTGCAgaattatgttatgttattttagAGTAATGCTGTAAAGATACACCACACACAGATATTTTGTAACCTACTGTATAACCTTGTTTCATACTTTTTGGCCAGtacaaaattatgaaatttcGTTTATAAATTAGGCAGCACGGTGGGGTAGTGGTTATCACTACCTCTGTGTGCGGGTTCAATTTATTATTGCCCCTGGTCTTACagtaagtttgcatgtttcccccccgtgcttggtgggtttcctccgcgcactctggtttcctcccacagtccaaagacatgcagattaggctacttggtgttcccaaattggcccgagtgtgtgtatttgtgtgtcccGTGATTGATTGGGACTCTGTTCCCTGTCTCCTGGGATACGCTCCAAAAgacccctgtatacaggataaagcggtatagacgatgtgtgagtgagtaagtttaAAAATTTGTATGAAAGTGTTCAAATTTCAGTTTGTAAAGTTTTACActtttctgctctttttttttctaggcaGCAGCAGTTTCAAATCAACTAGAGAGCCagggtaagtttttttttaatttttttactgttatacTATTTGGatggatttctttttaattaattaattggaaATATAAACCTGCTAAGATGTGCACATTTTTGGATTttgattttaacattttttttattgattgtttttttttgtttgtttgttttatagatACTCATTCAAGTGTTCAAAAATTAGTCAAGGAACGGAGAAGCAGTAGGCGTGTTAAGGAGACAGTGAGTCTAATGAGTAAGTCACTCAATTCCCAGTTGCTTGAGTTTAAGCTCATGTGAAAACACTTTCGTCTTTCTAATCTGTTTATGCATTcacataattatttgtatacaTGTATGTGAACTGGAGCCAATTTTTTCACTAAGCTtaattctttcttcctttttttaaagctgcaaCAGTACCAAATGTGGATGAAAAAAGTGGACATAAGGACCTTTTCATTAGATGGAAGCATCTTAACTCTGGAAGCATATTTAAAATGCAGGACAACAGCACATCCCTTGTTGTGCCTAAAAATGGCATATACTttgtaaatctaaaaatatactACACAATACCTAGTGGACATAAGTGTAAGGAAAATTTGTATTTGAAGACTGATGTTCAGAAGTACGATTCTTCTTACCGTGAGTGGGTGGATGTCATAAAGGGCATAGACACTATGCAATGTGTTGACTATTGGTATCAGTCTGTTACTTTAAGTCAAGTGGTCAAGCTTGTTAACGGAGCAAAGCTAAGAGTTCGCATAGACCCAGTGATCTATGACTATATAATCAAGGATAGTAGCACTTACTTCAGTGTCACTCTTTTGTAGTGTTATTCACACTTTATGTTACCAAACAATGTTTGGTAAAATCACTTCTGTTGATGTTTTGGTAAATAtaggtgtttttttaaaacactcatgCAAATCACAGAGCAAAGGGAGACCAAACcctcttttttaaatatgtaatatttgtttttattttgctttaagtATAAGTGTTCTAAAGTATAACATAGAGAATGTTTGTTAAATTCCACAACATGTTTACATAAGGAATGCATATAGTTAATATCATATATTGAAAAAAGTTAGGCCTTATAGTTTTTAGTCATTTATGTTATTTAATGGCCCATAAATTAAATGGATTTCATTGCCAGTTGGTGATGgacatgttttatattaaaacggCTTTTTGTGCTGCAGTTCCATTGTGATAAATTCACATTTgcagtaaataaaaatcagtaaaaaaaaaaagattttctcctttttttttttaacaggcaaACAAGACTAACGTAGTATGGCATTTGAATCATCTATAATAAGTTGTGCTGTGCAAAGCGGAATTCATTTTAGCTAAGCAgatgtgagtaaaaatgtgtgtatgattTTTTCTATTACAGATGAGCAAAATAATTGCTAAAGACATAATCATgattaatagatagatagacagatcaTCATGTATTTTGTAGAActcagtcatgtttttttttttttcaaaactcatAGTTTTAGTGTCGGTCATCAGCCCAAATAAATGAGAAAAGTGATAATGtccccaaaaaagaaaaattggtgATTGTAAAAGGCAACAGATGTGATAAGGAGGTAATCAGGAGGTATTAGGTCCAAGAATGTGGAAGGACAGATTTTAGTAGATGCCGCAgaaaggatggaaatggcagggatgaatacatattttaagaaaaaaatgggtTCAGGGGACGTAC contains the following coding sequences:
- the LOC128511873 gene encoding uncharacterized protein LOC128511873, producing the protein MRALRRCVEMTGLRCAAGFLTVMLCLQVALHVTKAAAVSNQLESQDTHSSVQKLVKERRSSRRVKETVSLMTATVPNVDEKSGHKDLFIRWKHLNSGSIFKMQDNSTSLVVPKNGIYFVNLKIYYTIPSGHKCKENLYLKTDVQKYDSSYREWVDVIKGIDTMQCVDYWYQSVTLSQVVKLVNGAKLRVRIDPVIYDYIIKDSSTYFSVTLL